Proteins encoded by one window of Acuticoccus sp. MNP-M23:
- a CDS encoding IclR family transcriptional regulator, producing the protein MSHVPAERCLSIVQILAEEAGRMSVGAIAERLDVPKSGVHRLLTTLVDFGWVEKDPVTSLYRLTMRLAIVGQRFYIATGIPDVCQPLLDALARTSREFVRLSVVDGNDLVWVAHAQGASVGLVYQPSIATDVVPVHATASGKLWLASLPVETATRLALRNERFGEVDNHGPNVVRTLEHLLKEIDVTRDAGFGRAVNEGEPGVSAVAVPVRLAPDEPVIGTVSVAGPSIRMTAERLVELVPALSETAEALAAVWPLRERFPAEAIVSGDAREPRQLAR; encoded by the coding sequence ATGTCACACGTTCCCGCCGAACGCTGCCTGTCGATTGTCCAGATCCTTGCCGAGGAGGCGGGGCGGATGTCGGTCGGCGCGATTGCAGAGCGCCTCGACGTGCCCAAGAGCGGCGTTCACCGCCTTTTGACGACTCTGGTGGATTTCGGCTGGGTGGAGAAGGATCCCGTGACCAGCCTCTACCGGCTGACCATGCGCCTCGCCATAGTCGGCCAGCGCTTCTACATCGCCACCGGCATCCCCGATGTGTGCCAGCCGCTGCTCGATGCACTCGCCCGCACCTCGCGCGAGTTCGTCCGTCTGTCCGTGGTGGACGGCAACGACCTTGTCTGGGTCGCCCATGCGCAAGGGGCGAGCGTCGGCCTCGTCTACCAGCCGTCGATCGCGACCGATGTCGTGCCGGTCCACGCCACCGCGTCCGGCAAGTTGTGGCTCGCCTCCCTGCCGGTGGAAACGGCAACGCGGCTTGCGCTGCGCAACGAGCGGTTCGGTGAGGTCGACAACCACGGCCCCAACGTCGTGCGCACGCTGGAACACCTCCTGAAGGAGATCGACGTGACGCGGGACGCCGGCTTCGGCCGGGCGGTCAACGAAGGCGAACCCGGCGTTTCGGCCGTGGCCGTGCCGGTTCGCCTCGCGCCGGACGAACCCGTGATCGGTACCGTCAGCGTTGCAGGGCCCAGCATCAGGATGACGGCGGAGCGGCTCGTGGAGCTGGTCCCCGCCCTCAGCGAAACCGCCGAAGCGCTGGCTGCCGTCTGGCCGCTGCGCGAGCGCTTTCCCGCTGAAGCGATTGTTTCCGGCGACGCCCGCGAGCCCCGCCAGCTTGCCCGCTAA